In Drosophila simulans strain w501 chromosome X, Prin_Dsim_3.1, whole genome shotgun sequence, one DNA window encodes the following:
- the LOC6740027 gene encoding mitoguardin: MQRVMPASWSSGGSLLPFRVSTTTKVVLFSLTAGVALMSVLSRFLRRRKPPRPPRRARKYTGRRNRNSMRSPNDLISIAGSKASARSGSPVGSTLAYSDRLSMASGSIGVGVLGVQNAGPGSSVVTQLTAQQLGMMGMEALDTVINFWEDALAAHYSPGGLPALLTTAEDSEFCREIQNLLEMAYTLQEQSELLFLDQRSVLFREEHSIDEVEEEAGEADDDRRSHKSGSVLSRAGSDPNFDSAESFASALDQVADLREFDGFIETSYEEYPLFQSALKHHDEYTVPCRTIRAELMHCSTDTEYLAKLHCVRLAFQFLFKDPAVGQWICDAGRQILTDLLCLGDKDTKEFLVGYEDMVNYLHDSNNWPCIQMELEQRNVKAMTFYDICLDFIILDSFKDLDAPPASVTAVVQNRWLSNGFKETALTTAVWSVLKAKKRMLKFPNGFMSHFYVISEQISPLMAWGFFGPNENLRDICHYFREELLAFLGDIFSFQKSRFTTIEEFSQDVLQHMQTRVNNIGVKFSQ; encoded by the exons ATGCAGCGCGTCATGCCGGCATCTTGGAGCAGCGGGGGCAGTCTGCTGCCATTTCGCGTTTCCACCACCACAAAG GTTGTGCTCTTCTCACTGACCGCCGGCGTGGCCCTGATGAGCGTGCTCTCCCGATTTCTGCGGCGTCGCAAGCCACCGCGTCCGCCTCGTCGAGCCAGGAAGTACACGGGTCGGCGCAACCGCAACAGCATGCGCAGTCCAAACGATCTAATCTCGATAGCCGGATCTAAGGCCTCGGCAAGATCGGGGAGTCCTGTGGGCTCCACACTGGCCTACTCGGATCGCCTGTCCATGGCGTCCGGCTCGATTGGCGTTGGTGTATTGGGCGTACAAAATGCCGGTCCTGGCAGCTCGGTAGTCACACAACTGACGGCCCAACAGTTGGGCATGATGGGCATGGAGGCACTGGACACAGTGATCAACTTTTGGGAGGATGCCCTGGCGGCACACTACTCGCCCGGCGGCTTGCCCGCCCTGTTGACCACGGCGGAGGACTCGGAGTTCTGTCGTGAGATCCAAAATCTGCTGGAGATGGCCTACACGCTGCAGGAGCAGAGCGAACTGCTCTTCCTGGACCAGCGCTCGGTGCTGTTCCGCGAGGAGCATTCCATTGACGAggtcgaggaggaggcgggCGAGGCCGATGACGATCGGCGGTCGCACAAATCGGGCAGCGTTCTCAGTCGCGCTGGTTCCGATCCGAATTTTGATTCCGCGGAAAGCTTTGCTTCCGCTCTCGACCAGGTGGCGGATCTGCGTGAGTTCGACGGCTTTATCGAGACCTCGTACGAAGAGTATCCGCTATTTCAGAGTGCCCTGAAGCACCACGATGAGTACACTGTGCCGTGTCGCACCATTCGGGCGGAGTTGATGCACTGCAGCACCGATACCGAATACCTGGCCAAGCTGCACTGCGTTCGGCTGGCCTTTCAGTTCCTCTTCAAGGATCCCGCGGTGGGCCAGTGGATCTGCGATGCTGGCCGGCAAATTCTCACTGATCTGCTGTGTCTGGGCGATAAGGATACCAAGGAGTTTCTTGTGGGCTACGAAGACATGGTGAACTATCTGCACGATAGCAACAACTGGCCCTGCATCCaaatggagctggagcagcgcaATGTCAAGGCGATGACCTTCTACGACATCTGTCTGGACTTCATTATCCTCGATTCGTTCAAGGATCTAGATGCTCCGCCTGCCAGCGTCACAGCGGTTGTCCAAAATCGCTGGCTATCCAACGGATTCAAAGAGACG GCATTAACAACAGCCGTGTGGTCGGTGCTGAAGGCAAAGAAGCGGATGCTTAAGTTTCCCAACGGGTTCATGTCCCACTTTTACGTGATATCCGAGCAGATATCACCGCTAATGGCCTGGGGCTTCTTTGGGCCCAACGAGAACTTGCGCGACATCTGCCACTACTTTCGGGAGGAGCTGCTCGCCTTTCTGGGCGACATCTTCAGCTTCCAAAAGAGCCGCTTCACGACCATCGAGGAATTCTCGCAGGATGTGCTCCAGCACATGCAGACGCGCGTCAACAACATTGGCGTGAAGTTTAGCCAGTAA
- the LOC6725442 gene encoding bleomycin hydrolase isoform X1, which translates to MFWAVRRSVTQIKINSPKLSQNPNTYRNRILNPKQQQEPAMYYSNEYVRTHTISGERCQSHLLAADNNSGSGGGGGGNNNSANSGKNSTHMISETSAITNQLLEKWRKNFYSEPKNLLAQNVCSRVDPFDVCLSRKALETTNHVFNYKVETEGKPVTNQRSSGRCWLFAALNCIRLPFMKNYNLDEFEFSQAFLFYWDKIERCNYFLNNVVKTAQRGEKVDGRLVSFLLLDPTSDGGQWDMLVNLITKHGLMPKKCFPESFSCESSIRMNAILKSKLREYARNLRVLMEKNPTEEEIACKIQEQMAEIYKVVGICLGIPSETFTWEYYDKSKNYQSVGPVSSLEFYERYVKPHFNVEDKVCLVTDPRPTSSYDQAYTVDCLGNVVGGRPVLYNNQSVELLLAVVTKSLKAGEAVWFGCEVSKRFASKQGIEDVDVHDFKLVFDIDIQTTFSKADRLIYGESAMTHAMVFTAVSVDKSGVAQKLRVENSWGEDRGEKGYLVMNADWFREFGFEVVVDKKYVPEDVLRVFDMDPIVLPAWDPMGTLAQ; encoded by the exons atgT TTTGGGCGGTGAGGCGGTCAGTGACGCAGATCAAGATCAATTCCCCGAAACTGAGTCAAAATCCAAATACGTATCGCAATCGAATCCTGAATccgaagcagcagcaggagccggCGATGTACTATTCAAACGAATACGTTCGAACTCACACAATATCCGGCGAACGTTGCCAATCCCATTTACTTGCAGCTGACAACAACAGCGGATccggaggaggcggtggcggtaacaataatagtgCCAATAGTGGTAAGAACTCGACGCACATGATCAGTGAGACCAGTGCGATCACCAATCAATTGTTGGAAAAATGGCGGAAAAACTTCTACAGCGAACCGAAGAATCTGCTGGCGCAGAACGTCTGCTCACGCGTTGATCCGTTCGATGTGTGCCTGTCCAGGAAGGCGCTGGAGACCACCAATCATGTGTTCAACTACAAGGTGGAAACGGAGGGCAAGCCGGTGACCAATCAGAGGAGCTCCGGCCGCTGCTGGCTGTTTGCGGCACTCAACTGCATCCGCCTGCCATTCATGAAGAATTACAATCTGGACGAGTTCGAGTTCTCGCAGGCCTTCCTCTTCTACTGGGACAAGATCGAGCGTTGCAACTACTTCCTCAACAACGTTGTGAAGACGGCACAGCGCGGCGAGAAGGTGGATGGTCGTCTGGTGTCCTTCCTGCTACTCGATCCCACCTCCGATGGCGGCCAGTGGGACATGCTGGTCAATCTGATAACCAAACACGGCCTCATGCCAAAGAAATGCTTTCCCGAGAGCTTCAGCTGCGAGTCCAGCATACGAATGAACGCCATACTGAAGAGCAAG CTACGGGAGTATGCCCGCAATTTGCGCGTGCTGATGGAGAAGAATCCCACGGAGGAGGAGATCGCCTGCAAGATCCAGGAGCAGATGGCCGAGATCTACAAGGTGGTGGGCATTTGCCTGGGCATACCCTCGGAGACCTTCACCTGGGAGTACTATGACAAGAGCAAGAACTATCAGTCAGTCGGACCCGTCAGTTCGCTGGAGTTCTATGAGCGTTATGTTAAGCCGCATTTCAACGTGGAGGACAAGGTGTGCCTGGTCACCGATCCTCGGCCGACGAGTAGCTATGACCAGGCATACACTGTTGACTGCCTGGGCAACGTGGTCGGCGGTCGACCCGTTCTGTATAACAATCAGTCCGTGGAGCTGCTCCTGGCCGTTGTCACCAAGTCGCTGAAGGCCGGCGAAGCCGTTTGGTTTGGCTGCGAGGTCAGCAAGCGATTCGCCTCCAAGCAGGGCAtcgaggatgtggatgt CCACGATTTTAAGCTGGTCTTCGACATCGACATACAAACGACATTCTCCAAGGCAGACCGCCTGATCTACGGCGAATCGGCCATGACCCATGCCATGGTTTTCACGGCCGTCTCCGTGGAT AAGAGCGGCGTGGCCCAGAAACTGCGTGTGGAGAACTCGTGGGGCGAGGATCGCGGCGAGAAGGGCTATCTGGTGATGAACGCCGATTGGTTTAGGGAGTTTGGATTCGAAGTGGTCGTGGACAAGAAGTACGTGCCCGAGGATGTATTGCGCGTGTTCGACATGGATCCGATCGTATTGCCTGCCTGGGATCCCATGGGTACGCTAGCACAGTAG
- the LOC6725442 gene encoding bleomycin hydrolase isoform X2, giving the protein MSDNNSGSGGGGGGNNNSANSGKNSTHMISETSAITNQLLEKWRKNFYSEPKNLLAQNVCSRVDPFDVCLSRKALETTNHVFNYKVETEGKPVTNQRSSGRCWLFAALNCIRLPFMKNYNLDEFEFSQAFLFYWDKIERCNYFLNNVVKTAQRGEKVDGRLVSFLLLDPTSDGGQWDMLVNLITKHGLMPKKCFPESFSCESSIRMNAILKSKLREYARNLRVLMEKNPTEEEIACKIQEQMAEIYKVVGICLGIPSETFTWEYYDKSKNYQSVGPVSSLEFYERYVKPHFNVEDKVCLVTDPRPTSSYDQAYTVDCLGNVVGGRPVLYNNQSVELLLAVVTKSLKAGEAVWFGCEVSKRFASKQGIEDVDVHDFKLVFDIDIQTTFSKADRLIYGESAMTHAMVFTAVSVDKSGVAQKLRVENSWGEDRGEKGYLVMNADWFREFGFEVVVDKKYVPEDVLRVFDMDPIVLPAWDPMGTLAQ; this is encoded by the exons atgT CTGACAACAACAGCGGATccggaggaggcggtggcggtaacaataatagtgCCAATAGTGGTAAGAACTCGACGCACATGATCAGTGAGACCAGTGCGATCACCAATCAATTGTTGGAAAAATGGCGGAAAAACTTCTACAGCGAACCGAAGAATCTGCTGGCGCAGAACGTCTGCTCACGCGTTGATCCGTTCGATGTGTGCCTGTCCAGGAAGGCGCTGGAGACCACCAATCATGTGTTCAACTACAAGGTGGAAACGGAGGGCAAGCCGGTGACCAATCAGAGGAGCTCCGGCCGCTGCTGGCTGTTTGCGGCACTCAACTGCATCCGCCTGCCATTCATGAAGAATTACAATCTGGACGAGTTCGAGTTCTCGCAGGCCTTCCTCTTCTACTGGGACAAGATCGAGCGTTGCAACTACTTCCTCAACAACGTTGTGAAGACGGCACAGCGCGGCGAGAAGGTGGATGGTCGTCTGGTGTCCTTCCTGCTACTCGATCCCACCTCCGATGGCGGCCAGTGGGACATGCTGGTCAATCTGATAACCAAACACGGCCTCATGCCAAAGAAATGCTTTCCCGAGAGCTTCAGCTGCGAGTCCAGCATACGAATGAACGCCATACTGAAGAGCAAG CTACGGGAGTATGCCCGCAATTTGCGCGTGCTGATGGAGAAGAATCCCACGGAGGAGGAGATCGCCTGCAAGATCCAGGAGCAGATGGCCGAGATCTACAAGGTGGTGGGCATTTGCCTGGGCATACCCTCGGAGACCTTCACCTGGGAGTACTATGACAAGAGCAAGAACTATCAGTCAGTCGGACCCGTCAGTTCGCTGGAGTTCTATGAGCGTTATGTTAAGCCGCATTTCAACGTGGAGGACAAGGTGTGCCTGGTCACCGATCCTCGGCCGACGAGTAGCTATGACCAGGCATACACTGTTGACTGCCTGGGCAACGTGGTCGGCGGTCGACCCGTTCTGTATAACAATCAGTCCGTGGAGCTGCTCCTGGCCGTTGTCACCAAGTCGCTGAAGGCCGGCGAAGCCGTTTGGTTTGGCTGCGAGGTCAGCAAGCGATTCGCCTCCAAGCAGGGCAtcgaggatgtggatgt CCACGATTTTAAGCTGGTCTTCGACATCGACATACAAACGACATTCTCCAAGGCAGACCGCCTGATCTACGGCGAATCGGCCATGACCCATGCCATGGTTTTCACGGCCGTCTCCGTGGAT AAGAGCGGCGTGGCCCAGAAACTGCGTGTGGAGAACTCGTGGGGCGAGGATCGCGGCGAGAAGGGCTATCTGGTGATGAACGCCGATTGGTTTAGGGAGTTTGGATTCGAAGTGGTCGTGGACAAGAAGTACGTGCCCGAGGATGTATTGCGCGTGTTCGACATGGATCCGATCGTATTGCCTGCCTGGGATCCCATGGGTACGCTAGCACAGTAG
- the LOC6725443 gene encoding uncharacterized protein F58A4.6: protein MSDSLIICVSDYWQRCHYHNRPNPEAGDAWPKSKPLRRLCIHVDAINGNYYLREFLHQHVLAESLRRNHGVQLVWLQFEEPQKDIIDYRFADMLAHTIWERIEVEHLMSWLSTLGGGFSALGEQFERCAKTAGKISLQQLKIGLRLGDPFLQTRCKLYYSISLIQRGQLRMAKHLIREQYQFASKNIEKDVRLMRMCLGIWRRLSYEYEQRRLRKGGN, encoded by the exons ATGTCGGATTCGCTTATCATTTGCGTTTCCGACTACTGGCAGCGATGTCATTACCACAATCGTCCAAATCCAGAAGCCGGCGACGCCTGGCCAAAATCCAAGCCGCTGCGGAGGCTGTGCATCCATGTGGACGCCATCAATGGTAATTACTACCTACGCGAGTTCCTGCACCAGCACGTGCTTGCCGAGAGCCTCAGGCGCAACCATGGCGTCCAGCTGGTCTGGCTGCAATTCGAGGAACCGCAGAAGGACATCATTGACTACAGATTCGCCGACATGCTGGCACACACGATTTGGGAGCGCATCGAGGTGGAGCACCTCATGTCCTGGCTGTCCACACTGGGCGGCGGATTCTCCGCCCTTGGCGAGCAGTTCGAGCGATGT GCGAAAACGGCCGGCAAGATTTCGCTGCAGCAGCTAAAGATTGGCCTGCGACTCGGTGATCCCTTCCTGCAGACGCGCTGCAAGCTGTACTACAGCATTTCCCTGATCCAGCGGGGTCAACTACGGATGGCGAAGCATCTGATCCGTGAGCAGTACCAGTTCGCGAGCAAAAACATCGAGAAGGATGTGCGCCTGATGCGGATGTGTCTGGGCATTTGGCGGCGACTTAGCTACGAGTACGAGCAGCGAAGACTGCGAAAGGGAGGCAACTAA
- the LOC6725446 gene encoding T-box transcription factor TBX1 has translation MTHLMGPTECAGAMMTTTSMQFLDTSLPDYNCYANDYWASPYMTGGLSPMKQIEACIQTAGKDRSSYKPLEQIDAKLADIETHSTGSTGTANSSSSNSSISNPSCQDQSSSVPLPTDYAGGHSEASMAPTAGGTAATSTSAGGVSASTASKKFKGQHKKDNNSAENGTVKPNSHNISKGESEPVHPSLAQAIVVLETKALWDQFHAQGTEMIITKTGRRMFPTFQVRIGGLDPHATYICMMDFVPMDDKRYRYAFHNSCWVVAGKADPISPPRIHVHPDSPAAGSNWMKQIVSFDKLKLTNNQLDENGHIILNSMHRYQPRFHLVYLPPKNASLDENEHSSHFRTFIFPETSFTAVTAYQNQRVTQLKISSNPFAKGFRDDGTNDVTTGGGSGMSSMSHESQTRMKQQQQQQQQQQLQQQQQQQQQLKERTAAASNFGLSCSELAIEQQQQQQQQGVLQLPATPSSSSTSGNSPDLLGYQMEQQLQQQQQQHQQQQQQQHQSQQQHLHQQHQANQQQSLLQQSQNHTQYGSYHHAYQAQVQPHPLTPHSSSSASPPATAAPGASAATAAVAAAAAAGGGSGAGATSATQVMSAANIYSSIGQPYAQEQSNFGAIYHHNAAAAAAAHYHHGHAHGHAHSHAHGPYASAYDKLKVSRHAAAAAYGMGATYPSFYGSAAHHQMMRPNSYIDLVPR, from the exons ATGACGCACCTGATGGGCCCCACTGAGTGCGCCGGCGCCATGATGACCACCACCTCCATGCAGTTCCTGGACACCAGCCTGCCGGACTACAACTGCTATGCCAACGACTACTGGGCATCGCCGTACATGACCGGCGGACTCAGTCCCATGAAGCAGATCGAAG CCTGCATCCAAACGGCTGGCAAGGATCGCAGCTCGTACAAGCCGCTGGAGCAGATCGATGCCAAGTTGGCGGACATCGAGACGCACAGTACAGGCAGCACTGGCACcgcgaacagcagcagcagcaacagcagcatctcGAATCCCAGTTGCCAGGATCAGTCGTCGTCCGTGCCACTGCCAACCGATTATGCCGGCGGTCACAGTGAAGCCTCGATGGCGCCAACAGCCGGCGGCACGGCAGCCACATCGACGTCAGCTGGCGGAGTCAGTGCATCCACGGCGTCCAAGAAGTTCAAGGGGCAGCACAAAAAAGACAACAACAGTGCGGAGAACGGTACAGTGAAGCCCAACAGTCACAATATCAGCAAAGGG GAATCGGAGCCAGTGCATCCATCGCTGGCCCAGGCCATTGTGGTGCTGGAGACGAAGGCGCTGTGGGATCAGTTCCACGCCCAGGGCACCGAGATGATCATCACCAAGACGGGCCGCCGCATGTTCCCCACCTTTCAGGTGAGGATCGGCGGCCTGGATCCCCATGCCACCTACATCTGCATGATGGACTTTGTGCCCATGGACGACAAACGCTATCGCTACGCGTTTCACAA CTCCTGCTGGGTGGTGGCTGGCAAGGCGGATCCCATTTCGCCGCCCAGGATTCATGTGCATCCCGACTCGCCTGCCGCCGGCTCCAATTGGATGAAGCAGATCGTGTCCTTTGACAAGTTGAAGCTCACCAATAACCAGCTGGACGAAAATGGACAT ATCATTCTGAACTCCATGCATCGCTACCAGCCGCGCTTCCATCTGGTTTATCTGCCACCGAAGAACGCGTCCCTGGATGAGAACGAGCACTCCAGCCACTTTCGCACTTTCATCTTTCCGGAAACGAGCTTTACGGCCGTAACTGCCTACCAGAATCAGCGG GTGACACAGCTGAAGATCTCCAGCAATCCATTCGCCAAAGGCTTTCGGGATGACGGCACCAACGATGT AACCACTGGCGGTGGCAGCGGCATGTCCTCCATGAGCCACGAAAGTCAGACGCGCatgaagcagcaacagcagcagcagcagcagcagcaactgcagcagcagcagcaacagcagcagcaactcaaGGAGCGAACGGCAGCAGCCAGCAACTTTGGCCTGAGCTGCAGCGAACTGGCCAttgagcaacagcagcagcagcagcagcagggagTCCTGCAGCTCCCAGCCACGCcctccagcagctccaccTCCGGCAACTCACCCGACTTGCTGGGCTACCAGATggagcagcaactgcagcagcagcaacagcaacaccagcagcagcagcagcagcaacatcagtcccagcagcaacatctccACCAGCAACACCAGGCGAACCAGCAGCAATCGCTGCTCCAACAGAGCCAGAATCACACGCAATATGGCAGCTACCATCATGCGTACCAGGCACAGGTGCAGCCGCATCCCCTCACGCCGCACTCCAGTAGCTCCGCATCCCCGCCAGCAACTGCTGCGCCCGGAGCaagtgcagcaacagcagcagtagcagcagcagcagcagcaggaggaggatcaggagcaggagcaacgtCAGCCACACAAGTGATGAGCGCGGCCAATATCTACTCGAGCATTGGACAACCCTATGCCCAGGAGCAGAGCAACTTCGGTGCGATCTACCATCATAATGCGGCTGCCGCAGCGGCCGCTCACTATCACCATGGTCATgcccacggccacgcccacagccacgcccacggccCATATGCCAGCGCCTACGACAAGCTGAAGGTGTCGCGTCATGCGGCAGCCGCCGCCTACGGAATGGGCGCCACCTATCCAAGTTTTTACGGTTCGGCTGCACATCACCAGATGATGCGACCGAATAGCTACATAGATCTGGTGCCCCGCTAG
- the LOC6725447 gene encoding LOW QUALITY PROTEIN: uncharacterized protein LOC6725447 (The sequence of the model RefSeq protein was modified relative to this genomic sequence to represent the inferred CDS: deleted 2 bases in 1 codon) produces the protein MRNMQVLVQTRDGKKTVYEVDSLGTVASLKARIGRAMSVPMGFSRLSYKGRELSNQSILEDLGPCKSALDLTWKPVVVAHKQGDKFDMMDDWKIMFTLIGGYQLRQEHPGGIVNPPDGVSQRNADDSDEPEAQDLTGLDVSSTETDDLPVNGQTELELEDCSIGSRGFSGCPDEGHEERQ, from the exons ATGCGAAACATGCAAGTTTTGGTCCAGACGCGCGACGGCAAGAAGACCGTCTACGAGGTGGATAGCTTAGGAACGGTGGCCAGCCTGAAGGCACGGATCGGGCGAGCCATGTCCGTGCCCATGGGCTTCAGTCGGCTGTCCTACAAGGGTCGCGAGCTGTCCAATCAGAGCATACTGGAGGATTTGGGGCCCTGTAAGTCCGCCCTGGATCTCACCTGGAAGCCGGTCGTCGTGGCGCATAAGCAGGGCGACAAGTTCGACATGATGGACGATTggaaaattatgtttacattGATCGGCGGTTACCAGCTACGCCAAGAACACCCTGGTGGCATAGTCAATCCACCGGACGGCGTCAGTCAACGAAACGCAGATGACAGTGATGAACCGGAGGCCCAAGACTTGACTGGACTCGATGTGTCCTCAACTGAAACCGATGATTTACCGGTCAACGGACAGacggagctggagctggag gaTTGCTCCATTGGATCTCGTGGATTCTCTGGATGTCCAGATGAAGGACACGAAGAACGACAATGA
- the LOC6725448 gene encoding uncharacterized protein LOC6725448 isoform X1 translates to MKFYLLVIAALSFLAYISCGMAMTQSKRSVPLAQFADGCIQCHSKDNERCATDPLSLLNRNCSDGSSNCYSRVLDGYTIRGCAVDLDNATRNACNNELQCQLCTYSEGCNRNTFPLTRLMCLQCSGNSTSSSCAAETYVSPKICPLYKFGDKCYIRNSNRTVDGSFQRGCLTSANAKKQCVKDGNCYTCEGRGCNFLLANDTTIPLARDGASNLIMSMTLLISGLVAAWRL, encoded by the exons ATGAAGTTTTACCTGTTGGTGATTGCAGCCCTCTCGTTTTTGGCCTACATCAGTTGTG GCATGGCCATGACTCAATCGAAACGCTCCGTTCCACTCGCTCAATTCGCAGATGGATGCATCCAGTGCCACTCGAAGGACAACGAACGCTGCGCCACTGATCCATTGAGCCTGCTCAATCGCAACTGTTCCGACGGATCCTCCAACTGCTACTCCCGCGTCCTGG ATGGCTACACAATTCGCGGCTGCGCCGTCGATCTGGACAACGCCACACGGAATGCGTGCAACAACGAGCTGCAGTGCCAGCTGTGCACCTACAGCGAGGGATGCAACCGGAACACCTTCCCGTTGACCCGCCTCATGTGTCTGCAGTGCAGCGGCAACTCGACCTCGTCGTCCTGCGCCGCGGAGACCTATGTGTCGCCCAAGATCTGCCCGCTGTACAAGTTCGGCGACAAGTGCTACATTCGCAATAGCAACCGCACCGTGGACGGATCCTTCCAGCGCGGCTGCCTCACCTCGGCGAATGCCAAGAAGCAGTGCGTCAAGGATGGCAACTGTTACACGTGCGAGGGACGCGGCTGCAACTTCCTGCTGGCCAATGACACCACCATTCCTTTGGCCCGCGACGGCGCCTCCAACTTGATCATGTCCATGACGCTGCTGATCAGCGGACTCGTCGCCGCCTGGAGGCTCTAA
- the LOC6725448 gene encoding uncharacterized protein LOC6725448 isoform X2, whose translation MKFYLLVIAALSFLAYISCDGCIQCHSKDNERCATDPLSLLNRNCSDGSSNCYSRVLDGYTIRGCAVDLDNATRNACNNELQCQLCTYSEGCNRNTFPLTRLMCLQCSGNSTSSSCAAETYVSPKICPLYKFGDKCYIRNSNRTVDGSFQRGCLTSANAKKQCVKDGNCYTCEGRGCNFLLANDTTIPLARDGASNLIMSMTLLISGLVAAWRL comes from the exons ATGAAGTTTTACCTGTTGGTGATTGCAGCCCTCTCGTTTTTGGCCTACATCAGTTGTG ATGGATGCATCCAGTGCCACTCGAAGGACAACGAACGCTGCGCCACTGATCCATTGAGCCTGCTCAATCGCAACTGTTCCGACGGATCCTCCAACTGCTACTCCCGCGTCCTGG ATGGCTACACAATTCGCGGCTGCGCCGTCGATCTGGACAACGCCACACGGAATGCGTGCAACAACGAGCTGCAGTGCCAGCTGTGCACCTACAGCGAGGGATGCAACCGGAACACCTTCCCGTTGACCCGCCTCATGTGTCTGCAGTGCAGCGGCAACTCGACCTCGTCGTCCTGCGCCGCGGAGACCTATGTGTCGCCCAAGATCTGCCCGCTGTACAAGTTCGGCGACAAGTGCTACATTCGCAATAGCAACCGCACCGTGGACGGATCCTTCCAGCGCGGCTGCCTCACCTCGGCGAATGCCAAGAAGCAGTGCGTCAAGGATGGCAACTGTTACACGTGCGAGGGACGCGGCTGCAACTTCCTGCTGGCCAATGACACCACCATTCCTTTGGCCCGCGACGGCGCCTCCAACTTGATCATGTCCATGACGCTGCTGATCAGCGGACTCGTCGCCGCCTGGAGGCTCTAA